One stretch of Prochlorococcus marinus XMU1402 DNA includes these proteins:
- a CDS encoding PIG-L deacetylase family protein gives MSIFRQNDRVLIVAPHCDDEVLGCGGTIKFLADRGLDITLYIVTGHGDGIHPIWPKDLWDSIHNECENSSSYLGIKRTIYGNLPAVCLPDLPIYKVNEEIKSVLSQINPTVIFMPWKGDMHKDHEIINYALSVNLRPYLPINKSVRLVLSYEVLSETNLPIEPSNFSQFTPNFYIDISKYINYKLKAMEFYQSQLTNSSSPRSIEAIKALAKLRGVHVNKEFAEAFILSFCLES, from the coding sequence ATGTCTATTTTCAGACAAAATGACAGAGTTTTAATAGTAGCTCCTCATTGTGACGATGAAGTTTTAGGTTGTGGAGGAACAATAAAATTTCTTGCAGATAGAGGTTTAGATATTACTCTATATATTGTTACAGGACATGGAGATGGAATTCATCCAATCTGGCCAAAAGATTTATGGGATTCAATTCATAATGAATGTGAAAATTCTTCATCTTATTTAGGAATAAAAAGAACAATCTATGGAAATCTACCAGCAGTTTGTCTTCCAGATTTGCCTATTTATAAAGTAAATGAGGAAATAAAATCAGTACTAAGTCAAATAAACCCAACTGTTATTTTTATGCCTTGGAAGGGCGATATGCATAAAGATCATGAAATTATTAACTATGCATTATCTGTAAATCTTAGACCATATCTACCTATTAATAAAAGTGTAAGATTAGTTCTTTCTTATGAAGTACTTTCAGAGACTAATCTTCCAATAGAACCTTCCAACTTTTCTCAATTTACTCCTAATTTTTATATTGATATATCAAAATATATAAATTATAAATTAAAAGCAATGGAGTTTTATCAAAGTCAATTAACAAATTCATCTTCGCCAAGATCTATTGAAGCTATAAAAGCATTAGCAAAATTAAGAGGGGTTCATGTAAATAAAGAATTTGCAGAAGCTTTCATACTTTCTTTTTGCTTGGAATCATGA